A genomic stretch from Sphingomonas faeni includes:
- the cyoB gene encoding cytochrome o ubiquinol oxidase subunit I: MNDTLLKTIFGRLTLESLPLHEPIVVATFAMVAIGGLGLVAALTYFKVWGYLWKEWFTSVDHKKIGIMYMILAIVMLLRGFSDAIMMRAQQAMAFNGSEGYLTAHHYDQVFTAHGVIMIFFVAMPMVTGLMNYVVPLQIGARDVSFPFLNNFSFWMTTAGAVIVMMSLFIGEFARTGWLAMPPLSGLAYSPDVGVDYYIWALQIAGIGTLLSGVNLVATIVKMRAPGMTMMKMPIFTWTSLCTNILIVAAFPVLTAVLAMLSLDRYIGTAFFTNDAGGNPMMYVNLIWIWGHPEVYILVLPAFGIFSEVTSTFSGKRLFGYSSMVYATLVITILAYLVWLHHFFTMGSGASVNSFFGITTMIISIPTGAKIFNWLFTMYKGRIRFELPMMWTIAFMVTFTIGGMTGVLLAVPPADFVLHNSLFLVAHFHNVIIGGTLFGMFAGINYWFPKAFGFKLDKKWGTISFWCWVVGFYFAFMPLYVLGLMGVTRRMRYFDDPNLQIWFVIAAFGAALIAAGIGAFLMQIFVSIRNREKLADLSGDPWGGRTLEWATSSPPPEYNFAFTPIVHDLDAWYDMKDRKHARPVSGFKAIHMPSGTGTGVVLAGLSVAFGFAMIWYIWWLAGLALVGIFGTTIFHTFNYKRDFYIPVEDVIASEDARTRQLAIQGA; this comes from the coding sequence ATGAACGACACCCTGTTGAAGACTATCTTCGGCCGCCTGACCCTGGAGTCGCTGCCGCTGCACGAACCGATCGTCGTCGCCACCTTCGCGATGGTCGCGATCGGTGGTCTCGGCCTCGTCGCGGCGCTGACCTATTTCAAGGTCTGGGGCTATCTGTGGAAAGAATGGTTCACGAGCGTGGACCACAAGAAGATCGGGATCATGTACATGATCCTCGCGATCGTCATGTTGCTGCGCGGGTTCTCCGACGCGATCATGATGCGCGCGCAGCAGGCGATGGCGTTCAACGGTAGCGAAGGCTATCTGACCGCGCATCACTACGACCAGGTCTTCACCGCGCACGGCGTGATCATGATCTTCTTCGTGGCGATGCCGATGGTCACGGGCCTGATGAACTATGTCGTCCCGCTCCAGATCGGTGCGCGCGACGTGTCGTTCCCGTTCCTCAACAATTTCAGCTTCTGGATGACCACGGCCGGTGCCGTGATCGTGATGATGTCGCTGTTCATCGGTGAGTTCGCGCGGACCGGCTGGCTCGCGATGCCGCCCCTTTCGGGACTGGCGTATTCGCCGGACGTCGGTGTCGATTACTATATCTGGGCGTTGCAGATCGCGGGCATCGGGACATTGTTGTCCGGCGTCAATCTGGTCGCGACCATCGTCAAGATGCGCGCGCCCGGCATGACCATGATGAAGATGCCGATCTTCACCTGGACGTCGCTCTGCACCAACATCCTGATCGTCGCTGCCTTCCCGGTGCTGACCGCGGTTCTCGCGATGCTGTCGCTCGACCGCTACATCGGCACCGCGTTCTTCACGAACGACGCCGGCGGCAACCCGATGATGTACGTCAACCTGATCTGGATCTGGGGTCACCCCGAGGTCTACATCCTGGTCCTGCCGGCGTTCGGCATCTTCTCGGAGGTCACCTCGACCTTCTCGGGCAAGCGCCTCTTCGGCTACAGCTCGATGGTCTATGCGACGCTCGTCATCACGATCCTCGCCTATCTCGTCTGGCTGCACCACTTCTTCACGATGGGCTCCGGCGCGAGCGTGAACTCGTTCTTCGGCATCACCACGATGATCATCTCGATCCCGACAGGGGCCAAGATCTTCAACTGGCTGTTCACTATGTACAAGGGCCGGATCCGGTTCGAACTGCCGATGATGTGGACGATTGCCTTCATGGTGACCTTCACGATCGGCGGCATGACCGGCGTCCTGCTCGCGGTGCCGCCCGCCGATTTCGTGCTGCACAACTCGCTGTTCCTGGTCGCGCATTTCCATAACGTGATCATCGGCGGCACGCTGTTCGGCATGTTCGCAGGGATCAACTATTGGTTCCCGAAGGCGTTCGGCTTCAAGCTGGACAAGAAGTGGGGCACGATCTCGTTCTGGTGCTGGGTCGTTGGCTTCTACTTCGCGTTCATGCCGCTCTACGTGCTCGGCCTGATGGGCGTCACCCGCCGGATGCGCTATTTCGACGATCCGAACCTGCAGATCTGGTTCGTCATCGCCGCCTTTGGTGCAGCGCTGATTGCAGCCGGTATCGGTGCCTTCCTGATGCAGATCTTCGTCAGCATCCGGAACCGCGAGAAGCTCGCCGATCTCAGTGGCGATCCGTGGGGTGGCCGTACGCTGGAGTGGGCGACGTCGTCGCCGCCGCCGGAGTATAACTTCGCGTTCACGCCTATCGTCCACGACCTGGACGCCTGGTACGACATGAAGGACCGCAAGCATGCCCGTCCGGTCTCCGGCTTCAAGGCGATCCACATGCCCAGCGGCACCGGCACGGGCGTCGTGCTGGCGGGTCTGAGCGTGGCCTTCGGGTTCGCGATGATCTGGTACATCTGGTGGCTCGCGGGGCTGGCGCTGGTCGGCATCTTCGGCACGACGATCTTCCACACCTTCAACTACAAGCGCGACTTCTACATCCCGGTCGAGGACGTGATCGCCAGCGAGGACGCGCGCACCCGCCAGCTCGCGATCCAGGGAGCCTGA
- the cyoC gene encoding cytochrome o ubiquinol oxidase subunit III, which produces MSAKPMTNDGDLSFYELDEHEHPEGSSTMLGFWMYLMSDCLIFAVLFAAYAVLGNSYAGGPSPKEIFELPLVAVNTAMLLFSSITYGFAMLSMEEGRQRIMQMWLIFTGLFGLCFLSIEMYEFATLIHEGAGPTRSAFLSSFFTLVGTHGLHVTMGLIWLVTLMVQVQKHGLIAANKRRLMCLSMFWHFLDVIWIGVFTFVYLMGTLR; this is translated from the coding sequence ATGTCCGCCAAACCGATGACCAACGACGGCGACCTGTCGTTCTACGAGCTCGACGAGCACGAGCATCCGGAAGGCAGCAGCACGATGCTGGGCTTCTGGATGTACCTGATGAGCGATTGCCTCATCTTCGCGGTGCTGTTCGCGGCCTATGCCGTGCTCGGCAACAGCTATGCCGGCGGTCCCAGCCCGAAGGAGATCTTCGAGCTGCCGCTGGTGGCGGTGAACACCGCGATGCTGCTTTTCTCGTCGATCACCTACGGCTTCGCGATGCTGTCGATGGAGGAAGGGCGCCAGCGCATCATGCAGATGTGGCTGATCTTCACCGGGCTGTTCGGCCTGTGCTTCCTGTCGATCGAGATGTACGAGTTCGCGACCCTCATCCATGAGGGTGCGGGCCCGACCCGCAGCGCGTTCCTGTCGTCGTTCTTCACGCTGGTCGGCACGCACGGCCTTCACGTCACGATGGGCCTGATCTGGCTCGTCACGCTGATGGTGCAGGTCCAGAAGCACGGCCTGATCGCCGCGAACAAGCGTCGCCTGATGTGCCTCAGCATGTTCTGGCATTTCCTCGACGTCATCTGGATCGGCGTCTTCACTTTCGTCTATCTGATGGGCACCCTACGATGA